A DNA window from Melanotaenia boesemani isolate fMelBoe1 chromosome 6, fMelBoe1.pri, whole genome shotgun sequence contains the following coding sequences:
- the cops7a gene encoding COP9 signalosome complex subunit 7a, with protein MEVEQLLSLSGSALAQAVSSLLETPGLYVFSGILELPNVRELENGPHAPVYRLLNLFAYGTYCDYKERAASLPELTPAQRNKLRHLSIISLASNLKCLPYSLLLQQLELKNVRELEDLLIEAVYCDIIQGKLDQRNQQVEVDCSVGRDLGPNELPNIINTLQEWCTGCEAVLCGIEEQVSRANQYRESQLKVKVQVETEVSNLQKTLKASAASPSSGPAPAGAASNQDADQPAEPRDPASSQEPRQPGKKSSKVKGLRGSGKIWSKSN; from the exons ATGGAGGTGGAGCAGCTCCTGTCTCTGTCAGGTTCAGCCCTGGCCCAGGCTGTCAGCTCTCTGCTGGAGACCCCAGGCCTCTACGTTTTCTCTGGCATCCTGGAGCTGCCTAATGTCAGAGAG CTGGAGAACGGCCCCCATGCACCAGTGTACCGGCTCCTGAACCTCTTTGCCTATGGAACCTACTGCGACTATAAAG AGAGAGCAGCTTCTCTTCCAGAGCTGACCCcagcacagagaaacaaactCCGTCATCTGTCGATCATCAGTTTGGCTTCCAACCTCAAG TGCCTGCCATACTCGCTGCTCCTTCAGCAGCTTGAGTTGAAGAACGTGCGAGAACTGGAGGACCTGTTGATCGAGGCTGTTTACTGTGACATCATCCAGGGCAAACTAGACCAGAGGAACCAGCAGGTGGAGGTAGACTGCAGCGTAGGTCGTGACCTCGGCCCCAACGAGCTCCCAAACATAATCAACACACTGCAGGAGTG GTGTACAGGCTGTGAGGCAGTGCTGTGTGGTATTGAGGAGCAGGTTTCAAGGGCAAACCAATACAGAGAAAGCCAACTAAAGGTCAAAGTCCAAGTGGAAACAGAA GTCTCAAATCTACAGAAAACGCTAAAGGCGAGCGCTGCTTCTCCATCATCAGGCCCCGCCCCCGCTGGTGCCGCCTCGAATCAGGATGCAGATCAGCCAGCCGAGCCGCGAGACCCTGCTTCCTCTCAGGAACCACGGCAACCTGGCAAAAAAAGTTCAAAGGTGAAAGG